A genome region from Triticum aestivum cultivar Chinese Spring chromosome 2B, IWGSC CS RefSeq v2.1, whole genome shotgun sequence includes the following:
- the LOC123045900 gene encoding uncharacterized protein isoform X2, giving the protein MWRASGCIYCLMSQGFTTFTRMQVYIDKHPMFRQMKRVKIYWWIRQSGDAAGSLRHWIPPDRGTIKLNLDASFFAQTWRSYIGAIAGDFFWCFFYLSKSIDKCSSVEEAEAQAMLDGLTALTIMYNNVCFPTSCDIKTSSSVLVQVRAAEPVYHRPCPWCVCARTKENILKIADIPAELHGAVKSDCKQGS; this is encoded by the exons ATGTGGAGGGCTTCTGGATGCATTTATTGTCTCATGTCACAAGGATTTACAACTTTTACGAGAATGCAGGT GTACATCGATAAGCACCCAATGTTCAGACAGATGAAGAGAGTGAAAATATATTGGTGGATCAG ACAGAGTGGCGATGCAGCTGGAAGTTTGAGGCACTGGATTCCCCCTGACCGAGGAACAATCAAGTTAAATCTAGATGCTTCATTCTTTGCTCAGACTTGGAGGAGCTATATCGGGGCCATCGCCggggattttttttggtgtttcttctatttatcCAAGAGCATTGACAAATGTAGTTCTGTGGAAGAGGCTGAGGCTCAGGCGATGCTAGATGGATTGACAGCTCTGACAATTATGTACAACAATGTCTGTTTCCCAACTTCATGCGACATTAAGACCAGCTCTTCTGTTCTTGTCCAAGTCCGGGCAGCAGAACCAGTATACCATCGCCCATGCCCTTGGTGTGTGTGTGCCAGAACTAAAGAGAACATACTCAAGATTGCAGATATCCCAGCGGAGTTACATGGGGCAGTTAAATCTGATTGTAAACAAGGTTCCTGA
- the LOC123045900 gene encoding uncharacterized protein isoform X1, with the protein MRYFFETFIMLFVMQQLANKSWSVAVDCTCGGLLDAFIVSCHKDLQLLRECRYIDKHPMFRQMKRVKIYWWIRQSGDAAGSLRHWIPPDRGTIKLNLDASFFAQTWRSYIGAIAGDFFWCFFYLSKSIDKCSSVEEAEAQAMLDGLTALTIMYNNVCFPTSCDIKTSSSVLVQVRAAEPVYHRPCPWCVCARTKENILKIADIPAELHGAVKSDCKQGS; encoded by the exons ATGCGGTACTTCTTCGAAACCTTCATAATGCTTTTTGTCATGCAACAACTTGCTAACAAGTCCTGGTCTGTTGCAGTTGATTGCACATGTGGAGGGCTTCTGGATGCATTTATTGTCTCATGTCACAAGGATTTACAACTTTTACGAGAATGCAG GTACATCGATAAGCACCCAATGTTCAGACAGATGAAGAGAGTGAAAATATATTGGTGGATCAG ACAGAGTGGCGATGCAGCTGGAAGTTTGAGGCACTGGATTCCCCCTGACCGAGGAACAATCAAGTTAAATCTAGATGCTTCATTCTTTGCTCAGACTTGGAGGAGCTATATCGGGGCCATCGCCggggattttttttggtgtttcttctatttatcCAAGAGCATTGACAAATGTAGTTCTGTGGAAGAGGCTGAGGCTCAGGCGATGCTAGATGGATTGACAGCTCTGACAATTATGTACAACAATGTCTGTTTCCCAACTTCATGCGACATTAAGACCAGCTCTTCTGTTCTTGTCCAAGTCCGGGCAGCAGAACCAGTATACCATCGCCCATGCCCTTGGTGTGTGTGTGCCAGAACTAAAGAGAACATACTCAAGATTGCAGATATCCCAGCGGAGTTACATGGGGCAGTTAAATCTGATTGTAAACAAGGTTCCTGA